The following proteins are encoded in a genomic region of Triticum dicoccoides isolate Atlit2015 ecotype Zavitan chromosome 1B, WEW_v2.0, whole genome shotgun sequence:
- the LOC119342720 gene encoding GDSL esterase/lipase At1g54790-like: MRAAVAFLLAAVLCFGGGRAASASPDFDYPAAFNFGDSNSDTGGRIAAGFEPMPPPYGSTFFGAPSGRFSDGRLILDFLMDAMDMPFLNAYLDSLGAPNFRAGVNFAQAGCSITPASATSVSPFSFGLQIKQFFAFKEKVTRLLSQGDRYRRYIPQLDYFSKGLYMFDIGQNDLAGQFYSRTEDQVIASIPTILLEFETGLKTLYDQGARKFWIHNTGPLGCLPQNIALFGKDPTQLDELHCVAKHNRAAKIFNLQLHALCTKLRGQFAGANITYIDIYSIKYALIGNYSRYGFESPTQACCGYGGPPLNYDGRVPCGQTKSVNGNLVTAKGCSDSTEYVNWDGIHYTEAANFHVTSQILTGKYSDPPFVDKMPFLIKPRF, from the exons ATGCGTGCCGCCGTGGCGTtcctcctcgccgccgtcctcTGCTTCGGCGGGGGCCGTGCGGCGTCCGCGTCGCCAGACTTCGACTACCCGGCGGCGTTCAACTTCGGGGACTCCAACTCCGACACGGGCGGCCGCATCGCCGCGGGCTTCGAGCCCATGCCCCCGCCCTACGGCTCCACCTTCTTCGGCGCCCCCTCCGGCCGCTTCTCCGACGGCCGCCTCATCCTCGACTTCCTCA TGGATGCAATGGATATGCCATTCCTCAATGCATACTTGGATTCTCTTGGTGCGCCTAACTTCCGGGCAGGTGTTAATTTTGCTCAAGCTGGCTGTTCGATTACTCCAGCAAGTGCAACATCTGTCAGCCCGTTTTCATTTGGTCTTCAGATTAAGCAATTCTTTGCATTCAAGGAAAAAGTCACCAGGCTGCTCTCTCAAG GAGATAGGTACCGAAGGTATATTCCTCAGTTGGATTATTTTTCGAAGGGACTCTACATGTTTGATATAGGTCAAAATGACCTTGCTGGTCAATTCTACTCGAGAACAGAGGACCAAGTCATTGCATCCATTCCGACTATCTTGTTGGAATTTGAAACTGGGCTCAAG ACACTATACGATCAGGGTGCCAGGAAGTTCTGGATTCACAACACAGGTCCTCTTGGCTGCTTACCTCAAAACATAGCTCTTTTTGGCAAAGACCCAACACAACTGGATGAACTTCATTGTGTAGCAAAGCACAATCGTGCTGCGAAGATTTTCAACTTACAGCTGCATGcactttgcacaaagttgagaggcCAGTTTGCTGGAGCTAATATCACTTACATCGACATCTACTCCATCAAATATGCCCTGATTGGCAATTACTCTCGATATG GATTTGAAAGTCCCACCCAAGCATGCTGTGGATACGGAGGGCCACCCCTGAACTATGATGGCAGAGTGCCATGTGGACAGACGAAATCTGTGAACGGTAATCTCGTAACCGCGAAAGGATGCAGTGACAGCACTGAGTATGTCAATTGGGATGGAATACATTACACGGAAGCTGCAAATTTCCACGTTACATCGCAGATTCTGACCGGGAAGTACTCAGATCCTCCGTTCGTCGACAAGATGCCATTCCTTATAAAACCGAGGTTCTAA
- the LOC119342735 gene encoding UPF0603 protein OsI_019212, chloroplastic-like — protein sequence METLLSPSALLGPLRGSRKPAAPAAVPCSRSAVSCSLKKQTQTQAGVAWRGDGDRGLGSWASFLHHGLAAAALSLALTLSPAPAPAVASEFDVLNDGPPADTYVVDDAGVLSRVTKSDVKRLARDLEARKNIRINFVTVRKLTSKADAFEYADQVLEKWYPTVEEGSNKGIVVLVTSQKEGAITGGPDFVQAVGDAILDATVSENLPVLATDEKYNEAIFSTAKRLVAAIDGLPDPGGPAFQESKRESNFKSKEETEEKRGQFTLVVGGLLVIAFVVPMAQYYAYISKK from the exons CCGCATTGCTCGGCCCGCTCCGGGGCTCCAGGAAGCCAGCGGCCCCCGCCGCCGTCCCGTGCAGCAGGTCCGCCGTCTCCTGCTCGCTCAAGAAGCAGACGCAGACGCAGGCGGGCGTCGCCTGGCGTGGAGACGGCGACCGCGGCCTCGGGAGCTGGGCGTCGTTCTTGCACCACGGCCTCGCCGCCGCGGCGCTGTCCCTGGCCCTCACCCTGTCGCCTGCGCCCGCGCCGGCCGTGGCGTCGGAGTTCGACGTGCTCAACGACGGGCCGCCGGCGGACACGTACGTGGTGGACGACGCCGGCGTGCTGAGCCGCGTGACCAAGTCCGACGTGAAGCGCCTCGCCCGCGACCTCGAGGCCCGCAAGAACATCCGGATCAACTTCGTCACCGTCCGCAAGCTCACG AGCAAAGCTGACGCGTTTGAGTACGCGGACCAAGTGCTCGAGAAGTGGTACCCGACGGTGGAGGAGGGCAGCAACAAGGGGATCGTGGTGCTCGTCACCAGCCAGAAGGAGGGGGCCATCACCGGCGGCCCGGACTTCGTGCAGGCCGTCGGCGACGCCATCCTCGACGCCACCGTCTCCGAGAACCTCCCAG TGCTGGCGACGGACGAGAAGTACAACGAGGCCATCTTCTCGACGGCGaagcggctggtggcggcgatcgaCGGGCTGCCGGACCCGGGCGGGCCGGCGTTCCAGGAGAGCAAGCGGGAGTCCAACTTCAAGAGCAAGGAGGAGACGGAGGAGAAGCGCGGCCAGTTCACGCTCGTCGTCGGCGGCCTGCTCGTCATCGCCTTCGTCGTGCCCATGGCGCAGTACTACGCCTACATCTCCAAGAAGTGA